TACTTTCATGCCTTCTTCAATTGAAATTCCTGTAGTAAATTGGTATATAAAATGCCTATGTCCATGCTCTTATCGTCCTCATCAGCCATGTCATTATGGTTCTTAAGCTTAGTGTCCTCATTGTATTTATAGAGTGTCCAGCGGCGGTTGTTATACTCCAGTGCAGTCAGGTTTTCTATCCAGTCGCCACTGTTCAGGTAGGTTACTTCTCCTTCTTCTCGCTTGATCTGGCGCATTTCTGGGTTGTGGATGTGCCCACACACCACATAATCGTAACCATTAGAAATGGCAATTTCAGCAGCTGTATTCTCAAAGTCATCAATAAACTTAACGGCTCCTTTCACGCTATTTTTAATTTTCTTACTGAAAGATACTTTGCCCTTGCCTAGTTTTTCAGAGCAGAAATTAACCATCGCGTTTAGCAGTATTAGAGTGTCATAGCCAATAGCGCCCAGTTTGGCCAGCCATTTAGAGTGCTTCATTGTAATGTCAAATACATCTCCATGAAAAATCCAGGCTTTTTTTCCATCTAACTCCAGCACCAGTTTATTTTCTATGGTAAGTGTGCCCATCGTAAAGCCTTCAAACTTACGTAGCATTTCGTCGTGATTACCCGTTATGTAATAGACCTGTGTGCCCTTGGAAGCCATACTGAAAACCTGTTTGATGATTTTCATGTGGGTAGTAGGAAAGTAACGCTTGCTAAACTGCCAGATATCAACGATATCGCCGTTGAGGACAAGAATTTTAGGTTGAATGCTCTTTAGGTATTTTTGCAATTCTTTAGCATTGCAGCCATAGGTCCCGAGGTGTACGTCGGAGATAACGACTACCTCTACAGCTCTTTTTTTTGCAGACATATGTATGTTTTATTAAGACGGTATAGTTACTAGCAAGGTCTTGTGAAAGTGTGGCTTGGTTAGAAGAGGGAGAAGGCTGCTCATCTACAGTGGCTAAAAGTATAACTGTAGTATGTGAATATGCTATCTGAGAATAGTACCAGAAATATACGCTAAGCTTTACCTTCAATTCGTTACTTTTTAATTACATAAAGTAATTAAGAAAACTTAAAAGGTAGGTTAACTGATGTTTAAAGCATTGTTAACAGGAGGTGAAGTTTTGAGAAGGCAAGCATTGTTGGCATAACAATCACTTAATAGGAGTCATTACTTTCAGGCTGCCGGGCTTGGTACGTATGTTTATCCAGCGATCATCGCAAAGGTATTCTCCATCTATATGGATAGGTGCCTGCTCTTCATTCTCCAGGCTAAACTTATCAGCTCTTATAATTTTAACATAGGGTGAGCGATGTAAGCTTTTAAATAGGGCCATCATTGTAAAGGTTGGCAGGTGTATAGGAGGGAATGGACTTATTAAGACAATATCCAGCAGTCCGTCGTTGGCCGTTGCATGGGGTGCGATTATAGCATTGTTACCATACTGGGTAGTATTGGCAAAAGCAATTAAAAAATAGTCTTCTTCTATTGTTTTACCCTCAACTTCATAACGAAATTTTTTAGGGGTATAAGTTTGAAATTCTTCTACCACACAGCGAGCATAGGTCATGTATCCACGTTTGAGCTGCTCGGCAAAAGTCTTACTTATCTGTCCGTCAAAACCTACTCCTGATACATTGAAGAATGGCTTATCATTAAGCAGGCCAGTATCAAACTTCTGTGCGTAGCTATCATTCAACTGCTGTATGGCGCGGGCAGCCTGGGTAGAGATATCCAGGTAACGGGCGAATCCGTTTCCAGAACCTAACGGTATCACACCCATACAGGTCTCCGTGTCTACAAGGGCAGTAGCAACTTCGTTTACGGTTCCGTCACCACCCACAGCTACTACTACATCAAATTCATCTTTATGTTGGGCGGTAATTTTTGGTGCGTGCCCAGCATATTCGGTAAAACTAATCTCAAAAGTATATTTTTGCTTGTCCAGAAATTTATCTATCAGCTCAGGCATTATCTTTTGTTTGCCTAAGCCTGAGATTGGATTGATGATAAACAGACAGCTTTTCTTTTTGTGCATAGGTTTTAAAGAGTTCTCGGCAAAATTACTATCTAAAGTAGAGAACATGCATTTAGGTTTAAATTATCAGATGAATTACAACGTTTTTGTGTACGGAACTTTACGGCAAAGAGGTACAAACCATCATATTATAGCGCAGGCACGCTGCGTGGAACATAGAAAAAAAATATATGGCTATGCGCTGTA
This window of the Porifericola rhodea genome carries:
- a CDS encoding UDP-2,3-diacylglucosamine diphosphatase is translated as MSAKKRAVEVVVISDVHLGTYGCNAKELQKYLKSIQPKILVLNGDIVDIWQFSKRYFPTTHMKIIKQVFSMASKGTQVYYITGNHDEMLRKFEGFTMGTLTIENKLVLELDGKKAWIFHGDVFDITMKHSKWLAKLGAIGYDTLILLNAMVNFCSEKLGKGKVSFSKKIKNSVKGAVKFIDDFENTAAEIAISNGYDYVVCGHIHNPEMRQIKREEGEVTYLNSGDWIENLTALEYNNRRWTLYKYNEDTKLKNHNDMADEDDKSMDIGILYTNLLQEFQLKKA
- a CDS encoding diacylglycerol/lipid kinase family protein, which codes for MFSTLDSNFAENSLKPMHKKKSCLFIINPISGLGKQKIMPELIDKFLDKQKYTFEISFTEYAGHAPKITAQHKDEFDVVVAVGGDGTVNEVATALVDTETCMGVIPLGSGNGFARYLDISTQAARAIQQLNDSYAQKFDTGLLNDKPFFNVSGVGFDGQISKTFAEQLKRGYMTYARCVVEEFQTYTPKKFRYEVEGKTIEEDYFLIAFANTTQYGNNAIIAPHATANDGLLDIVLISPFPPIHLPTFTMMALFKSLHRSPYVKIIRADKFSLENEEQAPIHIDGEYLCDDRWINIRTKPGSLKVMTPIK